In Acidovorax sp. GBBC 1281, a single window of DNA contains:
- a CDS encoding TRAP transporter substrate-binding protein, with translation MRIASRRLLLAAAVAGLPILPVFAQQAKEIKVGYALAINSHYGAAAQAWADTVEKGTNGAFKFKQFPSSALGGERELIEGLQLGTVEAVIVSTGALSNFVPDVGVVDIPFLFRDTAHARAVLDGPFGQDLLGKFKGRGLIALAWGEQGFRHLTNNKHPVSTPADLKGLKIRVTENPVHITAFRTLGASPTPMSWPEVIGALQQGTIDGQENPMSVIVSAKLPQVQKYLSLTGHVYAPMALIVSPNLWSSLSDAQKASFTQGAKAGAAASRKFVDDVEQKGLADVKAAGMQVVESVDKSAFQKALEPAYKQYATKFGQKTLDQITGTK, from the coding sequence ATGCGCATTGCTTCCCGCCGCCTGTTGCTGGCCGCCGCCGTTGCCGGCTTGCCCATCCTTCCCGTGTTCGCCCAGCAGGCCAAGGAAATCAAGGTCGGCTATGCGCTGGCGATCAACTCGCATTACGGCGCGGCCGCCCAGGCCTGGGCCGACACGGTCGAGAAAGGCACCAACGGCGCCTTCAAGTTCAAGCAGTTCCCCTCCAGCGCCCTGGGTGGCGAGCGCGAGCTGATCGAAGGCCTGCAGCTGGGCACCGTGGAAGCGGTGATCGTCTCCACCGGCGCCCTCAGCAACTTCGTGCCCGATGTGGGCGTGGTGGACATTCCCTTCCTGTTCCGCGACACGGCCCACGCCCGCGCGGTGCTGGACGGCCCGTTCGGCCAGGACCTGCTGGGCAAGTTCAAGGGCCGGGGCCTGATCGCCCTGGCCTGGGGCGAGCAGGGCTTTCGCCACCTGACCAACAACAAGCACCCGGTGAGCACGCCGGCAGACCTCAAGGGCCTCAAGATCCGCGTGACCGAGAACCCCGTGCACATCACGGCCTTCCGCACGCTGGGCGCCTCGCCCACGCCCATGTCTTGGCCCGAGGTGATCGGTGCGCTGCAGCAGGGCACTATTGATGGCCAGGAAAATCCGATGTCGGTGATCGTTTCCGCCAAGCTGCCGCAGGTGCAGAAATACCTTTCGCTGACCGGCCACGTCTATGCGCCCATGGCGCTGATCGTGTCGCCCAACCTCTGGTCGAGCCTCAGCGATGCGCAGAAGGCCAGCTTCACCCAGGGTGCCAAGGCGGGTGCGGCGGCCTCGCGCAAGTTCGTGGACGACGTGGAGCAAAAGGGCCTGGCAGACGTCAAGGCGGCCGGCATGCAGGTCGTGGAGTCGGTCGACAAGTCGGCCTTCCAGAAGGCCCTGGAGCCCGCCTACAAGCAATACGCCACCAAGTTCGGCCAGAAGACGCTGGACCAGATCACCGGCACGAAGTGA
- a CDS encoding HNH endonuclease: protein MKVLKLSAQGLPQSWISLEQAVIHYAAGEVRWESGAQIARFRGGHNAVTGEQSVVGVNSIIGTKGVPSINPFNLKPSLTNGKLFARDRNVCAYCGGHFHEEDLTREHIVPYARQGVDHWMNVVTACRPCNHRKGPRTPEQAHMPLLYAPYAPSLWEDFILRNRRILADQMEFLMAHVPKSSRLLD, encoded by the coding sequence GTGAAGGTCTTGAAGTTGTCGGCCCAGGGGCTGCCCCAATCGTGGATTTCGCTGGAACAGGCGGTCATTCACTATGCCGCGGGCGAGGTGCGCTGGGAATCCGGCGCGCAGATCGCCCGGTTCCGCGGCGGCCACAACGCCGTGACGGGCGAGCAGTCGGTCGTCGGCGTCAACAGCATCATCGGCACCAAGGGCGTGCCGTCCATCAACCCGTTCAACCTCAAGCCCAGCCTGACCAACGGCAAGCTCTTCGCCCGCGACCGCAACGTCTGCGCGTATTGCGGCGGGCACTTCCACGAAGAGGACCTCACGCGCGAGCACATCGTGCCCTATGCGCGCCAGGGCGTGGACCACTGGATGAACGTGGTCACGGCCTGCCGCCCCTGCAACCACCGCAAGGGCCCGCGCACGCCCGAGCAGGCGCACATGCCGCTGCTCTATGCGCCCTACGCGCCCAGCCTGTGGGAGGACTTCATCCTGCGCAACCGCCGCATCCTGGCGGACCAGATGGAGTTTTTGATGGCGCACGTGCCCAAATCGTCCCGCCTGCTGGACTGA
- a CDS encoding bifunctional riboflavin kinase/FAD synthetase produces the protein MKIFRGFHHPDIASACALTIGNFDGVHRGHQAMLALLNNEAAHRGVPSCVLTFEPHPRDYFAGARQRPELAPARIGTLRDKLDELRRCGVQQTVVLPFNERLASQPPQAFIEDVLVRGLGARYVLVGDDFRFGAQRAGDYAMLDGAGRSQGFEVARMNSYEVHGLRVSSSAVREALAAGRMEDAARLLGRPYAISGHVVHGRKLGRELGASREGAGDGFRTLNLRFAHWKPAAGGIFVVRVHGLAAEPLPGVANLGVRPSLDPRDVNGGRVLLETHCLDWPRDLGAEGAYGKIVRVELLHKLHDELKYDSFDALTRGIARDCDDARAYFSASTHAETRRQTTRDRI, from the coding sequence ATGAAGATCTTTCGAGGCTTCCATCACCCCGACATTGCATCGGCCTGCGCCCTCACCATCGGCAATTTCGACGGCGTGCACCGTGGGCACCAGGCCATGCTGGCGCTGCTGAACAACGAGGCGGCCCACCGCGGCGTGCCCAGCTGCGTGCTGACGTTCGAGCCCCACCCGCGCGACTACTTCGCGGGCGCCCGCCAGCGCCCCGAACTGGCCCCCGCCCGCATCGGCACCCTGCGCGACAAGCTGGACGAACTGCGCCGCTGCGGCGTGCAGCAGACGGTCGTGCTGCCCTTCAACGAACGGCTGGCCAGCCAGCCGCCGCAGGCGTTCATCGAGGACGTGCTGGTGCGCGGCCTGGGCGCGCGCTACGTGCTGGTGGGCGACGACTTCCGCTTCGGCGCGCAGCGCGCGGGCGACTACGCCATGCTGGACGGCGCCGGACGCAGCCAGGGCTTCGAAGTGGCCCGCATGAACAGCTACGAGGTGCACGGCCTGCGGGTATCGAGCTCGGCCGTGCGCGAGGCCCTGGCCGCCGGCCGCATGGAAGACGCCGCGCGGCTGCTGGGCCGGCCCTACGCCATTTCGGGCCACGTGGTGCACGGGCGCAAGCTCGGCCGTGAGTTGGGCGCCAGCCGCGAGGGCGCCGGCGACGGCTTTCGCACACTCAACCTGCGTTTTGCCCACTGGAAACCCGCTGCGGGCGGCATCTTCGTGGTGCGGGTGCACGGCCTGGCTGCCGAGCCCCTGCCGGGCGTGGCCAACCTGGGCGTGCGCCCGTCGCTCGATCCCCGGGACGTGAACGGCGGCCGCGTGCTGCTGGAGACCCACTGTCTGGACTGGCCCCGCGATCTGGGGGCCGAAGGGGCGTACGGTAAAATCGTCCGCGTGGAACTCCTGCACAAACTGCACGACGAGCTGAAATACGACAGCTTCGACGCCCTCACCCGCGGCATCGCCAGGGACTGCGATGACGCGCGGGCGTATTTCTCCGCCTCCACGCACGCCGAGACCCGTCGCCAGACCACGCGCGACCGAATTTGA
- the ileS gene encoding isoleucine--tRNA ligase — MSENTNATPTPSTGTDYRATLNLPDTAFPMRGDLPKREPGWVKEWDEKGIYKKLRDARCGAPKFILHDGPPYANGQIHMGHAVNKILKDMITKARQLEGFDALYVPGWDCHGLPIENAIEKKHGRNLSRDDMQAKSRAYATEQIAQQMGDFQRLGVLGEWDNPYKTMNFANEAGEIRAFKRVMERGFVYRGLKPVYWCFDCGSSLAEFEIEYQDKKSTTLDVAFKAHEPAKLAAAFGLQGQEGPSGSLSKDAFVVIWTTTAWTIPANQALNLNPEITYALVDTERGLLVLAESLVEDCMARYGLTGQVLATALGEKLGGLEFEHPLYDVKSEDGSHGYRRLSPVYLADYATADDGTGIVHSSPAYGLEDFNSCRAHGLALDDILNPVQGNGTYAADFPLFGGQHIWKAVPVVIEALRNAGRLMATKDITHSYPHCWRHKTPVIYRAAAQWFIRMDEGEGVFTKDKAPKTLRQTALEAIEHTSFYPENGKARLHDMIANRPDWCISRQRSWGVPIPFFLHKDSGELHPRTMEIMDQAADIVEKGGIEAWSRVTPEDILGAEDAACYTKSTDILEVWFDSGSTFFHVLRGTHPNVHHDTGSEADLYLEGHDQHRGWFHSSLLLASALEGRAPYKGLLTHGFTVDSQGRKMSKSLGNGIDPQEINKKLGAEIIRLWVAASDYSGDIAGDDKILARVVDAYRRIRNTLRFLLANVSDFDPKADAVPFDQMLEIDRYALTRAAEFQAEVLAHYQVYEFHPVVAKLQLYCSEDLGGFYLDVLKDRLYTTAPKSLARRSAQTALYQITHAMLRWMAPFLSFTAEEAWKVFGTSESIFLETYGAIAGADEGLLAKWARLRTIRDAVNKEIEALRAAGQVGSSLQATVTLTAAPEDHALLASLGEDLKFVFITSAIELVAGDALRISVQASTDTKCERCWHYRSDVGQDPAHPTLCGRCTSNLYGAGEAREHA, encoded by the coding sequence ATGTCCGAGAACACGAACGCCACCCCCACCCCTTCCACCGGCACGGACTACCGCGCCACGCTCAACCTGCCCGACACCGCCTTCCCGATGCGCGGCGACCTGCCCAAGCGCGAGCCGGGCTGGGTGAAGGAATGGGACGAAAAAGGCATCTATAAGAAGCTGCGCGACGCCCGCTGCGGCGCACCGAAGTTCATCCTGCACGACGGCCCGCCCTATGCCAACGGCCAGATCCACATGGGCCATGCGGTGAATAAGATCCTGAAGGACATGATCACCAAGGCGCGCCAGCTCGAAGGCTTCGACGCGCTGTACGTGCCCGGCTGGGACTGCCACGGCCTGCCGATCGAAAACGCCATCGAGAAAAAGCACGGCCGCAACCTGAGCCGCGACGACATGCAGGCCAAGAGCCGCGCCTATGCCACCGAGCAGATCGCCCAGCAGATGGGCGACTTCCAGCGCCTGGGCGTGCTGGGCGAATGGGACAACCCCTACAAGACGATGAACTTCGCCAACGAAGCGGGCGAAATCCGGGCGTTCAAGCGCGTGATGGAGCGCGGCTTCGTGTACCGGGGCTTGAAGCCCGTGTACTGGTGCTTCGACTGCGGCTCGTCGCTGGCCGAGTTCGAGATCGAGTACCAGGACAAGAAGAGCACCACGCTGGACGTGGCCTTCAAGGCGCACGAGCCTGCCAAGCTGGCCGCCGCCTTCGGCCTGCAAGGACAGGAAGGCCCCTCCGGTAGCCTGTCCAAAGACGCCTTCGTGGTGATCTGGACCACCACCGCCTGGACCATCCCCGCCAATCAGGCGTTGAACCTGAACCCCGAAATCACCTATGCGCTGGTGGACACCGAGCGCGGCCTGCTGGTGCTGGCCGAATCGCTGGTGGAAGACTGCATGGCACGCTACGGCCTCACCGGCCAGGTGCTCGCCACGGCGCTGGGCGAAAAGCTCGGCGGGCTGGAGTTCGAGCACCCGCTCTACGACGTGAAAAGCGAAGACGGCAGCCATGGCTACCGGCGCCTGTCGCCCGTGTACCTGGCCGACTATGCCACGGCGGACGACGGCACCGGCATCGTGCACTCCTCCCCCGCCTACGGCCTGGAGGATTTCAACTCCTGCCGCGCACACGGCCTGGCGCTGGACGACATCCTGAACCCCGTGCAGGGCAACGGCACCTACGCGGCCGACTTCCCCCTGTTCGGCGGCCAGCACATCTGGAAGGCCGTGCCGGTCGTCATCGAGGCGCTGCGCAACGCTGGCCGCCTGATGGCCACCAAGGACATCACCCACAGCTACCCGCACTGCTGGCGCCACAAGACCCCGGTGATCTACCGAGCCGCCGCGCAATGGTTCATCCGCATGGACGAAGGCGAAGGCGTGTTCACCAAGGACAAGGCGCCCAAGACCCTGCGCCAGACGGCGTTGGAGGCCATCGAGCACACCAGTTTCTACCCCGAGAACGGCAAGGCCCGCCTGCACGACATGATCGCCAACCGGCCCGACTGGTGCATCTCGCGCCAGCGCAGCTGGGGCGTGCCCATCCCGTTCTTCCTGCACAAGGACTCGGGCGAACTGCATCCGCGCACCATGGAGATCATGGACCAGGCGGCCGATATCGTCGAGAAGGGCGGCATCGAGGCCTGGAGCCGCGTGACGCCCGAAGACATCCTGGGTGCCGAGGATGCGGCCTGCTACACCAAGAGCACCGACATCCTGGAAGTGTGGTTCGACTCCGGCTCCACCTTCTTCCACGTGCTGCGCGGCACGCACCCGAACGTGCACCACGACACCGGCTCCGAGGCGGACCTGTACCTCGAAGGCCACGACCAGCACCGCGGCTGGTTCCACAGCTCGCTGCTGCTGGCGAGCGCCCTGGAGGGCCGCGCGCCCTACAAGGGCCTGCTGACCCACGGCTTTACCGTGGACAGCCAGGGCCGCAAGATGAGCAAATCGCTGGGCAACGGCATCGACCCGCAGGAGATCAACAAGAAGCTCGGCGCCGAGATCATCCGCCTGTGGGTGGCCGCCAGCGACTACTCGGGCGACATCGCCGGCGACGACAAGATCCTGGCGCGCGTGGTGGACGCTTACCGCCGCATCCGCAACACGCTGCGCTTCCTGCTGGCCAACGTGAGCGACTTCGATCCGAAGGCCGACGCCGTGCCGTTCGACCAGATGCTGGAGATCGACCGCTATGCGCTCACGCGGGCCGCCGAATTCCAGGCCGAAGTGCTGGCCCACTACCAGGTTTACGAGTTCCATCCCGTGGTGGCCAAGCTGCAGCTGTACTGCTCGGAAGACCTGGGCGGCTTCTACCTCGACGTGCTCAAGGACCGCCTGTACACCACGGCGCCCAAGAGCCTGGCACGCCGCAGCGCCCAGACCGCGCTCTATCAGATCACGCACGCCATGCTGCGCTGGATGGCGCCCTTCCTTTCGTTCACGGCGGAAGAGGCGTGGAAGGTGTTCGGCACGTCCGAATCGATCTTCCTGGAAACCTACGGCGCCATCGCGGGCGCCGACGAAGGGCTGCTCGCCAAGTGGGCCCGCCTGCGCACCATCCGCGATGCGGTGAACAAGGAAATCGAGGCGCTGCGCGCGGCCGGCCAGGTGGGCTCGTCGCTGCAGGCCACCGTCACACTGACCGCCGCCCCCGAAGACCACGCGCTGCTCGCCAGCCTGGGCGAAGACCTGAAGTTCGTCTTCATCACGTCCGCGATCGAACTGGTGGCGGGCGATGCGCTGCGGATCAGCGTGCAGGCCAGTACCGACACCAAGTGCGAGCGCTGCTGGCACTACCGCAGCGATGTGGGCCAGGACCCGGCCCACCCGACGCTGTGCGGCCGCTGCACCAGCAACCTGTATGGCGCCGGCGAAGCGCGGGAGCACGCGTGA
- the lspA gene encoding signal peptidase II — protein MARSSYSSSSSAGGKMWPWLVWALLILIADQFTKTLILGYYRLGDATYITGFFNIVRAHNTGAAFSFLADAGGWQRWVFTGIGVAATLFIVWQLRAHPGQKLFCFALSSILGGAVGNVVDRMMHGYVVDFLDFHARGWHFPAFNLADSAITVGAACLILDELLRVKRSS, from the coding sequence ATGGCCCGCAGCAGCTATTCGTCTTCATCCTCCGCGGGCGGCAAGATGTGGCCCTGGCTCGTCTGGGCACTGCTGATCCTGATCGCAGACCAGTTCACCAAGACGTTGATCCTGGGCTACTACCGGCTGGGCGATGCCACCTACATCACCGGCTTCTTCAACATCGTGCGTGCGCACAACACGGGCGCGGCGTTCTCCTTCCTGGCGGATGCGGGCGGCTGGCAGCGCTGGGTGTTCACGGGCATCGGCGTGGCGGCCACGCTGTTCATCGTGTGGCAGCTTCGCGCCCATCCCGGGCAGAAGCTGTTTTGCTTCGCGCTGTCCAGCATCCTGGGCGGCGCCGTGGGCAACGTGGTGGACCGCATGATGCACGGCTACGTGGTGGACTTCCTGGACTTCCACGCGCGGGGCTGGCACTTTCCGGCCTTCAACCTGGCGGACTCGGCCATCACGGTGGGAGCGGCCTGCCTGATCCTGGATGAACTGCTGCGGGTGAAGCGCTCGTCCTGA
- a CDS encoding LacI family DNA-binding transcriptional regulator, with the protein MTIQDVAREAGVSVATVSRAFNLPDKVTPATRDLVLGVAERLGYAPNASARTLRTQRSRVIGVMLPTLLNPVFAECLEGIARAAALAGYAILPFTTDYVIAQEERAVNLLLAGDVDGMILVVSQPESSTALARLAASALPYVLAYNRHPGHPCVSVDSEGAVADLVARLVALGHRRIAMVSGQLAASDRAQQRCRGFRRGMAAAGLAQAPVIEVPFVETAVEDVAQWLRGAERPTALVCSNDLIAIRCLRAAHQAGLAVPRDLSVVGFDGIALGQDLTPVLSTVAQPNADIGRCSVELLIQAMAADAPLTPQASLTLPHRFRAGESCAGA; encoded by the coding sequence ATGACCATCCAGGACGTCGCCCGCGAAGCCGGGGTTTCGGTCGCCACCGTGTCCCGCGCGTTCAATCTGCCGGACAAGGTCACCCCCGCCACGCGCGACCTCGTGCTCGGCGTGGCCGAGCGCCTGGGCTACGCGCCCAACGCCAGTGCCCGCACGCTGCGCACGCAGCGCAGCCGCGTCATCGGGGTGATGCTGCCCACACTGCTCAATCCCGTGTTCGCGGAATGCCTCGAAGGCATCGCGCGCGCCGCGGCGCTGGCGGGCTATGCCATCCTGCCGTTCACCACCGACTACGTGATCGCGCAGGAAGAGCGCGCCGTGAATCTGCTGCTGGCGGGCGACGTGGACGGCATGATCCTCGTGGTCTCGCAGCCCGAGTCCTCCACGGCGCTCGCACGCCTCGCGGCATCCGCCCTGCCCTACGTGCTGGCCTACAACCGGCACCCCGGCCACCCCTGCGTCTCGGTGGACAGCGAAGGCGCCGTGGCCGACCTGGTGGCACGGCTGGTGGCCCTGGGGCACCGGCGCATCGCCATGGTGAGCGGCCAGTTGGCCGCCTCGGACCGCGCACAGCAGCGCTGTCGCGGCTTTCGACGCGGCATGGCCGCTGCCGGGCTGGCGCAGGCGCCGGTGATCGAAGTGCCTTTCGTGGAAACCGCGGTGGAGGACGTGGCGCAGTGGCTGCGCGGGGCCGAGCGCCCGACCGCCCTGGTCTGCTCCAACGACCTGATTGCGATCCGCTGCCTGCGGGCCGCCCACCAGGCGGGCCTCGCCGTGCCGCGCGATCTCAGCGTGGTGGGCTTCGACGGCATCGCGCTGGGGCAGGACCTCACCCCCGTGCTGAGCACCGTGGCCCAGCCCAATGCCGACATCGGCCGCTGCAGCGTGGAACTGCTGATCCAGGCCATGGCCGCCGATGCGCCGCTGACGCCACAGGCCAGCCTGACGCTGCCCCATCGCTTCCGTGCCGGCGAATCCTGCGCAGGCGCCTGA